The window GGATCAGCGATCGGGTAAATTGTCGCAGTTTTTCCAACTATTTGGATCGGACATGGGGTGACCTTGGCGTAGCGCTTCCACGTCCGCCGCTGATATTTGTGCCATCCCCATTGTCAATCCCGTCAAGTCGTCTTAACTCCAGCCGGTTTAACCGGCTGGAGTTTAACGTTGCCGCTGATAGCGTCGATAATCCTTTGGTAATATCGGGTTTGCTTGCTGCCAGAAGCCGATGCGTTTTTGTTGGGCGACTTTCTCGGCTTGGACGAGTTGATGTTGGGTTGCCAGTCCGCAGCCAGAGAGGTATTGGTGATAGACCACTGCTTGGCCTTCGCGCACCATTTGGAGATTGATATGATTGCCGTTGCGAATGATTTCGGCAACTTTACGACCATAGCGATCGGTGGCGCTGATCCTGAGTTTAACGGTTTCACCAATGGGCAGCAGTTGCTTCAAGCGTTGGCTCGATTGTTCGCCATAGATGCCTTGCCGCATTTCCGGCGCATCAATGCAGGCGAGGCGAATGGTGATGGACTGTGGATTATTGCCTCGACGCACCCGGATTGTGTCGCCGTCACCGACGCTAACCACGCGATAACTGTTGGTTGTGGTGACTGGGCGGATGGCATTATGGCGGGTGCGTTGGCGTTTGGGTAACGCTTCGCAGGCAATGCCGTCACGATCGCGGTCCAGTTTGCGGGTGCCGTATTTTTCCATGTAAGCCTGGGCGGCGGGCTGCGTTTTGAAGCTGGCGCAGTTGATTGCCTGAACGGGGGCGGTGGGTGCGAAAACCGCAATGGTTGTACCAAGCGTGAGGCTGAGTGCGACTGACTGATTGAACCGTAACGAATTCAACATAGAAAAACCGGAGATGCAATGGTATTCCTATGTCCGCTCGTCGATCGCCCCGACCCGGATAAAATTGGGTGCCTAATCCAAATAAAATTTAGCGCGCGAGTCGATCGCTCCATCGCCATTAACTGCAGCACTTGGCTCCAGCCTGGAGCCGCTACTTTCGATCAGGCTCTCGATTTTTTGTTTCTGGGCCGGTTGGTTAGCTAATCATTACGGGTGGCACATCGGCGCCTTCTTCCAGCCAATTTGGGGTCGTTTCTGCGACAGGTTTGGTGGCTTGCTTTTGCTGATGTTGGCGTAGTTGTTGGAGGTCATGCTTGGCCGGTTGGAAATCGGGTTTCAAACTGAGCGAACGTTCTAAAGCCTCGATCGCTGCCGGTAGTTGTTTGAGATCAACCAGTACCCGTCCACGCCAATACCACGGCGTATGATTCTCCGGTTTGAGCTTGATTGCGCGGTCAAAGCATTCGAGGGATTCTTTATGCCGTTTTAGCTTGAGTAATGTCCCAGCGAGGCAGCACCAGAGGGTGGCATTTTCCGGTAAAGCCTGAATTGCTCGGTCATAGGCCCCGATCGCTTCTTCATAACGACCCAGCGCAACCAAGAGATTGCCGCGCCATTGCAGGACTTCTGGGTCATTCGGATTGAGTTGGATCGCTTTGTTATAGGCAGCGACGGTTTGGCGATGTTTTTGGAGTTTGCCCAGGATACGCTCGCTGAGCTGGCGTTGGGAACCGCTGCTGTTGCGTTTGGTAATGCCGTTCAGTTCGGCCAAGTTGATTTTATCGATCGGCGGTGTTGGCTCGGTCGCGGCAGGGCTGGTGTTTGCTGGGCTGAGCGGATTTTTCGGGTCGGCGATTAGGGCCGTTGGTTCGTCCTGCCAGCTCAGCACTGTCACATCGTCCTCGATGTCGCTGCGGCTGCCGTCGGCATGTGTTTGTAATTTCCGGAGCATCCGCTCCCGCCCTTGGCTAGCAGCTTGATTACTATGCTCAAGTTCCATCACTTGGTTGTAGGAGAGCATCGCCGCTTCATGCTGATCGAGTTTCTCCAAGGCTTGTGCCCGCGCCAGCCAAGCGGGTGCATAGTTACCCTGTTGCTGAATAATTGCTTCATAGCAACTCACGGCTTCGACATAATGGTTGAGCGCGGCCAGGACCCGGCCCCGTTCTAGCCACGCGGCAATTTGACTGGGTTGCAGTTCCACGGCCAAATCAAGTGCCGTAAGTGCGGCTTCAAACCGCTGTTGTCTTGCCAGGGCAATACCTTGCCCCATCCAGGCGTGACCATCGTCGGGATTTTGCTTCAGTAGCGTATCCGAAACGACCAATGCGGCATCATAATGGCCAAGTTTGATTAAATCATCCAATCGCTGGAGATCGTTTAACAGGCGTTTGCGGCTTTCGATCGCCAGTTGGAAGTTGGGCTTAATTTGTAGGGCCCGTTGGTAGGCATTGAGCGCGATTTCGAGTTGCCCGATCGCTTCTAAGACCTTGCCTTGGTCATACCAGGCCCAGTAGTTTTGGCCGTCGAGTTCGATCACTTTACGGTAGCTGGCGAGGGCTTCTTCCATGCGCCCCAGATTTTCTAGCACCAGGCCCCGCTTTGACCAAGCGGTGGCATTGTCTGCGTCCAGTTGGACGGCGCGATCGTAGCAGGTCAAGGCCGCAGTGTATTGCTGTAATGTGTCCAGGGTGATACCACGTTTCAACCAGGCCGTAGCACTGAGGGGATTGCTCTGAATCGCTGCATCATAGGCCGCAAGCGCTTGACGGTGTGAACTCTGTTGAAACAGCGCATCTCCGCGTTCGACCCAAGTAAAGCTTGTATCGTCGGATTGAGTGGCCTGAATTACTTCTCGGTTGAGGGTGCGTAAATCCGTCAGCACCGCTGAGGTGCTTTGGTAACGCTGGCGAAAGTCATAGCGAATCATACGATCGATAATTTCTGCCAATGCCTTGGTCACATGGGCCCGATCGCGCCATTTCACTTCATGACTATCGGCATCAATGCCTAACTGCTTGGGCACAATCCCCGTCAGTGCTTGAATTGCAATCATCCCCACCGCATACAAGTCACTGGCAAAACAAGCCTTACCGGCTAGCTGCTCTGGTGGTGAATACCCCGATGATCCGACGGCGACTGTGAGTGAGGGGGTGGCGGGCAGCCAGTCAGGGGTAACGAGCTGTTTCACCGCTCCGAAATCAATCATCACAATCTTGCCATCCACCTGCCGCCGAATCAGATTGGCGGGTTTAATATCCCGGTGAATCACTTGATGTTGATGGACAAATTCCAGTACTGTCAGCACTTCGAGCAAAAAGTCAAAGACTTCGATTTCTGAAATCACCCGACGCTGTTTCAATTCCAGGCTGAGGACGGTGCCTTGGACGAATTCTTGGACGAGATAAAACTCGTTATTTTCTTGGAAGTGAGCCGTGAGGCGGGGAATTTGGCTGTGATGCCCGAGTTCATGTAAGACCGTTGCTTCCGCTTCGAATAGGCGCTGCGAAGCGGCCAGGGCCTCAGGTTGGCTGGCCTTAGGTTGTAAATGCTTGACAACACAAAATGGACGACCAGGCAGATGCTGATCCTCCGCTAAAAATGTTTGCCCAAAACCACCACCACCTAGCTGGCGAATGATTTGATAGCGACCTCCAAGGAGTGGGTTTGCCATAGATGAACTATACAGAAACCGCGATAGATGCTGCGTAACTTCCCTAAGCTTGCCCGATCGCGAAAATATTTTTACCGGGGAAAATGCGGATATTCCCCGACAGGGCGGATATTGGCCGTGCGTATGTCACGTTATACGTACGGCCATGGGACTAATAATTGCCTTTCATTGCCCGTCGGATTTCCCGCTGATCATCCCGGCGTTTGACCGTGTCTCGCTTATCATGCAATTTCTTACCCTTGCCGAGGGCGATATCGACCTTGACCCAGCCACGCTTCAAAATCATCTTTAGCGGCACGAGTGCCAGCCCCTGCTGGTCGATTTGGCCCATTAGCTTGCGAATTTCTTTGCGATTCAGCAGCAATTTGCGATTACGTCGTGGTTCATGGTTAAAAAACTGACTAGCAGTTTTATGGGGCGAAATATGCACATTCATCAGCCAGGCTTCGCCGTTGCGAATCAGGGCAAAGCCGTCACGCATATTAACTTGGCCTGCGCGGATCGATTTAATCTCGGTGCCCACCAGTTGGATGCCCGCTTCGTAGGTTTCTAAAATCTCGTATTGAAATCGGGCGTGCCGATTATCACTAACGACTTTAAACCCTTCTGATTGTTGTGCCATGATTTCCTCGACTCAGCCCCAGGCGTTCCTGTCAATATCTTACTGGCTTATTTCCAGTCCGGCATTTGGCTGAACAAAATTCCGTTACGGCTTATTAAGCGAGATTGTCGCAAACTGGCGAATTACGTAGCAAATTTGCGTTTGCTTGTAGTAATTAAAACTCAGTACTGCCTTAAATTTGGAAATTCTTTGGAAGGTATGGTGGCTCAACCCCAAAATCTGGCAATTTTGTATCACAGGTTACGATCTGCTGGGTTTTGACATGATTAATTAAGCACCATAAGAATTCAGTTGGATTTCTTTAGCTAGCCTGTAGTTAGGATTTGAGAGAGTGCATATTTCGTGCTTCGTTACAGACGCCTCAGTGGCACTTTTTTGTTGCTAGGGTTTTAGCTTTAATGATCAGTACTGATTCGGCGTTTGCCTCAATCATTTGTTCAGCCGAATCACTAGCTTTTGCAGCTAGCTAGCTACTGGATTTCTTTCGTTCACCAAGGATATAGTCACTCATGATCTCAAGAACGTCACTGAAGCACTCGGAGGGTCGTCACAACCGATCGTCTGTGGCGCGCTTCGGAGAGAAGTTGTTCGCACTTCATTGGTTTAACCGTCTACCAATGAGTTGGAAAGCCTGTGTCCCATTAGCATTCACAATTTTGCTGATGTGGAATATCGCGGCTGTAGCCCAGGATGCGACGCCAGCTGAGTCAGTTAAGACATTGACTGTTGGCCTCGATACCCTGTGGGTGATGGTTGCCGGTATGCTCGTCATCTTTATGAATGCGGGCTTCGGCATGTTGGAAGCTGGGATGTGCCGCCAGAAGAATGCGGTTAACGTCTTGGCTAAGAACCTGATTGTATTTGCCCTGTCGACGACGGCATTTTGGGTGATCGGGTTTAGTTTGATGTTTAGCGATGGTTCACCGTTTGTCGGTGGAATTGGCGGCATGTTGCTCGCCGGTGCTGACAATAGTCCAGCCACAGGTGATGACTACGTTGGCATTTTCAGTTCTTTGAACTGGACTGGCATTCCGTTGGCGGCGAAGTTCTTCTTCCAGCTTGCGTTTGCGGGTACAGCGGCAACGATCGTTTCTGGTGCCGTTGCAGAAAGAATTAAGTTTGTTGACTTCTTGATCTTTAGCTTGCTGTTTGTTGGCTTGGCTTACCCGATCACCGGCCACTGGGTCTGGGGCGGCGGCTGGTTGGCTGGCGCTGGCTTCTGGGACTTCGCGGGTTCCTCCGTTGTCCACATGATGGGTGGTGTTGGCGCGCTGATGGGGGCAATCTTCCTCGGCTTCCGTCGCGGTCGCTATCGTGAAGACGGTTCCGTCGTTGCGATGCCGGGTCACAACATGGCAATTGCCACATTGGGTTGTTTGATCCTATGGCTCGGTTGGTTTGGGTTTAACCCCGGTTCAACCATGGGTGTTGGTGATGGTTCGGCGATTGCGCACATTGCTTTGACCACTAACGTCGCTGCCGCCTTTGGTGGTATCGCTGCCACAATTGTTGCTTGGTTGGTCTTGGGTAAGCCTGACCTGTCCATGATTATCAATGGTATCTTGGCTGGCTTGGTTGCCATTACGGCACCTTGCGCTTGGGTAACTGTGCCTTCTGCCGCTGTCATTGGTGCGATCGGTGGTGTACTGGTTGTATTCGCTGTCAGCATGTTCGATAAGCTGAAAATTGATGATCCCGTTGGTGCCATCTCTGTTCACTTTGTGAATGGTATTTGGGGAACTTTGGCGGTTGGTTTGTTTGCGGTTGGTCCAGCCAACGAAGCATTCAAAGGAACAGCGCTGTTCTATGACGATGGTGCGGGTCCAAATGGTTTGGCTCAAGGTCTGGGTCAGTTCGGTACACAGTTGATGGGTGTTGCTGCGATTGCGATCTTCACAGCTGTTGTTTCGGGTATTTTCTGGGCCATCCTCAAGTTCACGTTGGGTATCCGCGTGACCGAGCAGGAAGAGTTCGAAGGTTTGGATATTGCTGAGCACGGCATGGAAGCCTACTCAGGTTTCACGAAGGAGTTGATGCCTTCTGGAACTGGGGTTGAGCAAACTGCTGATCGTTACTAGGTTCTAGTTTTTGCGGCTGCGACCGGTTCGCAGCCTCCAACTGAAACCGATATAACCAAAAGGCGGACGCTCCTCGGAGCGTCCGCCTTTTGGTATCAGAATTTGATTTGTGCTTGGGATGCGACAATCGGTTTGCTGAATAGATTGCGGGCGTGGCAGTGATACAACCGCCGCATCTCACGAGTACCGATCGATGCTAGCGGGGTGTTTCGTTTTCCCGCCGCCGGCGATCGCGCCATTCGGAAGTCGTGATGTAAACCACGCCCAATGTCACAATCAACAACATGCCGAAAGCGGCAATGACGAGCCAGCCCAAAAGGGGCGATTGTACGGTGGATTCCATAGCCGAGTTTTAAAATTGATTGCAGTGGGAAATGTCGGAATTTAAATGGGTTGGCGTTTGTCTGCGCTGCCGCCCAGATACCAAAATAGCTACCAGGCAATGCAGTTAGCGGTACAGACTGCCTTCGCTGGACTCAGCTAAGGGTCTGACCCACGAATTGC of the Romeriopsis navalis LEGE 11480 genome contains:
- a CDS encoding thermonuclease family protein, whose amino-acid sequence is MLNSLRFNQSVALSLTLGTTIAVFAPTAPVQAINCASFKTQPAAQAYMEKYGTRKLDRDRDGIACEALPKRQRTRHNAIRPVTTTNSYRVVSVGDGDTIRVRRGNNPQSITIRLACIDAPEMRQGIYGEQSSQRLKQLLPIGETVKLRISATDRYGRKVAEIIRNGNHINLQMVREGQAVVYHQYLSGCGLATQHQLVQAEKVAQQKRIGFWQQANPILPKDYRRYQRQR
- a CDS encoding serine/threonine-protein kinase, with the protein product MANPLLGGRYQIIRQLGGGGFGQTFLAEDQHLPGRPFCVVKHLQPKASQPEALAASQRLFEAEATVLHELGHHSQIPRLTAHFQENNEFYLVQEFVQGTVLSLELKQRRVISEIEVFDFLLEVLTVLEFVHQHQVIHRDIKPANLIRRQVDGKIVMIDFGAVKQLVTPDWLPATPSLTVAVGSSGYSPPEQLAGKACFASDLYAVGMIAIQALTGIVPKQLGIDADSHEVKWRDRAHVTKALAEIIDRMIRYDFRQRYQSTSAVLTDLRTLNREVIQATQSDDTSFTWVERGDALFQQSSHRQALAAYDAAIQSNPLSATAWLKRGITLDTLQQYTAALTCYDRAVQLDADNATAWSKRGLVLENLGRMEEALASYRKVIELDGQNYWAWYDQGKVLEAIGQLEIALNAYQRALQIKPNFQLAIESRKRLLNDLQRLDDLIKLGHYDAALVVSDTLLKQNPDDGHAWMGQGIALARQQRFEAALTALDLAVELQPSQIAAWLERGRVLAALNHYVEAVSCYEAIIQQQGNYAPAWLARAQALEKLDQHEAAMLSYNQVMELEHSNQAASQGRERMLRKLQTHADGSRSDIEDDVTVLSWQDEPTALIADPKNPLSPANTSPAATEPTPPIDKINLAELNGITKRNSSGSQRQLSERILGKLQKHRQTVAAYNKAIQLNPNDPEVLQWRGNLLVALGRYEEAIGAYDRAIQALPENATLWCCLAGTLLKLKRHKESLECFDRAIKLKPENHTPWYWRGRVLVDLKQLPAAIEALERSLSLKPDFQPAKHDLQQLRQHQQKQATKPVAETTPNWLEEGADVPPVMIS
- the smpB gene encoding SsrA-binding protein SmpB, which gives rise to MAQQSEGFKVVSDNRHARFQYEILETYEAGIQLVGTEIKSIRAGQVNMRDGFALIRNGEAWLMNVHISPHKTASQFFNHEPRRNRKLLLNRKEIRKLMGQIDQQGLALVPLKMILKRGWVKVDIALGKGKKLHDKRDTVKRRDDQREIRRAMKGNY
- a CDS encoding ammonium transporter, whose amino-acid sequence is MSWKACVPLAFTILLMWNIAAVAQDATPAESVKTLTVGLDTLWVMVAGMLVIFMNAGFGMLEAGMCRQKNAVNVLAKNLIVFALSTTAFWVIGFSLMFSDGSPFVGGIGGMLLAGADNSPATGDDYVGIFSSLNWTGIPLAAKFFFQLAFAGTAATIVSGAVAERIKFVDFLIFSLLFVGLAYPITGHWVWGGGWLAGAGFWDFAGSSVVHMMGGVGALMGAIFLGFRRGRYREDGSVVAMPGHNMAIATLGCLILWLGWFGFNPGSTMGVGDGSAIAHIALTTNVAAAFGGIAATIVAWLVLGKPDLSMIINGILAGLVAITAPCAWVTVPSAAVIGAIGGVLVVFAVSMFDKLKIDDPVGAISVHFVNGIWGTLAVGLFAVGPANEAFKGTALFYDDGAGPNGLAQGLGQFGTQLMGVAAIAIFTAVVSGIFWAILKFTLGIRVTEQEEFEGLDIAEHGMEAYSGFTKELMPSGTGVEQTADRY